A portion of the Hoplias malabaricus isolate fHopMal1 chromosome 1, fHopMal1.hap1, whole genome shotgun sequence genome contains these proteins:
- the blmh gene encoding bleomycin hydrolase gives MEIPASGLTQEKVSSFVKRLRAEPRYLLAQNVSTCIDPLEVCLHRQTVQDTVHIFQHSIPTEGKPVTNQKNSGRCWIFSCLNGMRLPFMKKFNIEEFEFSQSYLFFWDKVERSNYFLHACVETAQRKEPVDGRLVQFLLSNPTNDGGQWDMLVNLIEKYGVIPKKCFPESHSSEASRRMNDILNHKLREYCLRLRNMVASEATKDKLNETIDTMIEEVFRVASVCLGSPPDTICWEYRDKDKNFHRIGPLTPKEFYTKHVKPLYNMQDKVCLVNDPRPQNSFGKLYSVEFLGNMVGGRSTLYNNQSIELLKKAAAESIKDGEAVWFGCDVGKHFHGKLGINDMNVFNHELVFGISVKSLTKAERLIYGDSLMTHAMILTAVTDKEGKEGCYEKWRVENSWGDDRGNKGYLIMTDEWFSEYVYEVVVDKKFLSPEVMEVMQQEPVILPAWDPMGALA, from the exons ATGGAAATACCCG CCTCAGGCCTGACCCAAGAGAAGGTATCATCTTTTGTGAAGCGTTTGCGGGCTGAGCCTCGATATCTTCTTGCCCAGAATGTGTCCACATGCATTGACCCTCTAGAGGTATGCCTGCACCGGCAGACCGTCCAGGATACAGTGCACATCTTCCAACACAGCATCCCCACAGAGGGGAAACCTGTTACTAACCAGAAGAACTCAG GGAGATGTTGGATATTCTCATGCCTCAATGGCATGCGACTTCCGTTTATGAAGAAGTTCAACATTGAAGAGTTTGAGTTCAGTCAGTCCTATCTCTTTTTCTGGGATAAG gtgGAACGCAGCAATTACTTCTTACATGCCTGTGTGGAGACAGCTCAGAGGAAGGAGCCGGTAGATGGTCGGCTGGTCCAGTTTCTGCTGTCAAATCCCACCAATGACGGTGGACAATGGGACATGCTAGTTAACctcattg AAAAATATGGTGTTATCCCAAAGAAGTGCTTTCCTGAGTCTCACAGCTCAGAGGCTTCACGCAGAATGAACGACATCCTCAATCATAAG CTAAGGGAGTATTGTCTACGGCTAAGGAACATGGTGGCCAGTGAGGCTACGAAGGACAAGCTGAATGAAACAATTGACACCATGATTGAAGAG GTATTTCGAGTGGCCAGTGTATGCCTGGGCAGTCCACCAGACACTATCTGTTGGGAATATAGGGACAAGGACAAAAATTTTCACCGTATAGGCCCTTTGACTCCAAAGGAATTCTACACTAAGCATGTCAAGCCACTCTACAACATGCAGGACAAG GTGTGTCTTGTGAATGACCCTCGGCCTCAAAATTCCTTTGGGAAGTTGTACAGTGTGGAGTTTTTGGGGAACATGGTGGGCGGCCGCAGCACTCTGTACAATAATCAATCCATTGAGCTACTGAAGAAAGCTGCTGCTGAGTCCATCAAAGATGGAGAG GCTGTGTGGTTTGGATGTGATGTAGGGAAGCATTTTCATGGCAAACTGGGCATCAATgacatgaatgt GTTTAACCACGAGCTAGTGTTTGGCATTTCTGTGAAGAGCTTAACAAAGGCAGAGAGACTGATCTATGGAGACTCCTTGATGACCCATGCCATGATCCTCACTGCAGTTACTGACAAG GAAGGGAAAGAAGGATGCTATGAGAAATGGAGAGTTGAGAACTCTTGGGGCGATGATCGTGGAAATAAAG gtTATCTGATCATGACGGATGAGTGGTTCTCTGAATACGTGTACGAGGTTGTGGTGGATAAGAAGTTCCTCTCTCCTGAAGTGATGGAGGTCATGCAGCAGGAGCCTGTCATTCTCCCTGCCTGGGACCCGATGGGAGCCCTGGCATAA